The proteins below come from a single Thunnus thynnus chromosome 10, fThuThy2.1, whole genome shotgun sequence genomic window:
- the tpbg gene encoding trophoblast glycoprotein, with product MRLLSTSCVCKRGEMRGRTQKSAMMHLLFLLAVVGQLSCQNCPDKCMCSMQTVKCQNQDLDAIPHSLPAYTKVLFVTGNNISRISVNSFPTRLEQLTDLYLSGNEMEYVDENTFDNLPNLVRLDLSNNKFQNISLKPFPDDNKLQFLNLSRSVHNHSFIDDVFSFLQSGNLHQLKAMDLSNNDLVFLPDDILNRLSNLVNLSLQNSSIIAIQNGTLKVPPLQDLDLRDNGFRYLPTTTLAEFSLKPELHIRLAGNPWHCNCLIEDMLLWLKNSTQVTDMQNLTCADPKGLRRQPLVQVEQSQLKCLGDLEGVLETSYVFLGLVLALIGVIFLLVLYLNRKGIKRWMYNIRDACRDHMEGYHYRYEINSDPRLANLSINSDV from the coding sequence ATGCGCCTGTTGAGCACATCGTGCGTGTGTAAACGCGGAGAAATGCGAGGGAGAACACAGAAGTCCGCTATGATGCATTTACTTTTCCTCCTTGCGGTCGTAGGCCAGCTGTCCTGCCAAAACTGTCCGGACAAATGCATGTGCTCCATGCAAACTGTAAAATGCCAAAACCAGGACTTGGACGCGATTCCGCATTCTTTACCGGCCTACACCAAAGTCCTATTCGTCACAGGAAACAACATTTCCCGTATTAGCGTGAACTCTTTCCCAACCCGCCTGGAACAATTAACAGATCTCTATCTCAGTGGGAATGAGATGGAGTATGtggatgaaaacacatttgacaaCTTGCCAAACCTTGTGCGGCTGGACCTGAGCAACAACAAATTCCAGAATATCAGTCTAAAACCTTTCCCTGATGACAACAAATTACAGTTCTTGAACCTCAGCAGGTCTGTTCACAATCATTCCTTCATagatgatgtcttcagtttCCTGCAGAGTGGAAACCTCCACCAGCTTAAAGCCATGGACCTGTCCAACAATGACCTTGTGTTCCTTCCAGACGACATACTCAACAGACTCTCCAACCTCGTCAACCTCAGCCTGCAAAACAGCTCCATCATCGCCATCCAGAACGGGACGCTGAAGGTGCCCCCTCTGCAGGACCTCGACCTGAGGGACAACGGCTTCAGGTatctccccaccaccaccctgGCAGAGTTCAGCCTCAAGCCTGAGCTCCACATTCGCTTGGCAGGGAACCCCTGGCACTGCAACTGCCTCATCGAGGACATGCTGCTGTGGCTGAAGAACTCCACTCAGGTCACTGACATGCAGAACCTGACCTGTGCAGACCCAAAGGGCCTGAGACGCCAGCCGCTGGTGCAGGTCGAGCAGTCACAGCTGAAGTGTTTGGGCGACTTGGAGGGCGTGCTGGAGACTTCGTATGTTTTCCTGGGGCTGGTGCTGGCCCTGATCGGCGTCATATTCCTGCTGGTGCTCTACCTGAACAGAAAAGGTATCAAGCGGTGGATGTACAACATCCGGGATGCTTGTAGGGACCACATGGAGGGCTACCATTACAGGTATGAGATCAACTCTGACCCACGTTTGGCCAACCTGAGCATCAATTCAGATGTGTGA